The DNA region GTGTGCCGGTAGCCCGGCACGAGCTGGAAGTTCGGGATCCCGCCACCGTCGCGGATCGTCCGCTCGGCGATCGCGTCGAGCTCACCCGTCGTGATGCCCGGACGGATCGCCGCACGCACGGTGTCGAGCGCCTCGGCGGTCAGCAGCCCGGGGCGCACCATGGCGCGGAGCTCGTCCGGCGTCTTGTAGATCGAGGGCTTGCGGAAACGGACCACGCCGGGTCAGACGCCCGCGGTGAGCCCGCGAGCCGACAGCGCGGCCTGGATGCGGTCGCCGACCTCGTCGATCGCGCCGAGGCCGTCGACGTCGAGCACGAGACCACGGTCGCCGTAGGCGCCGACGATCGGCGCGGTCTGCTCGGTGTAGACCTGCTGGCGACGACGGATCGTCTCCTCGTTGTCGTCACTGCGGCCCTGCTGCTCGGCACGCTTCAGCAACCGGCCGACGAGCTCGTCCTGGTCGGCGACGAGCTGCACGACCGCGTCGATCCCGGTGCCCTGCTCGGCGAGCAGCGCGTCGAGGTACTCGACCTGCCCGACCGTGCGGGGGTACCCGTCGAGCAGGAACCCCT from Curtobacterium sp. MCJR17_020 includes:
- a CDS encoding adenylate kinase — its product is MSARLIIVGPPGAGKGTQAGRIADSFGIPAVSTGDIFRKNVAEGTPLGVQAKAIMDAGDYVPDSLTNELVKSRLNEADAAEGFLLDGYPRTVGQVEYLDALLAEQGTGIDAVVQLVADQDELVGRLLKRAEQQGRSDDNEETIRRRQQVYTEQTAPIVGAYGDRGLVLDVDGLGAIDEVGDRIQAALSARGLTAGV